In Papaver somniferum cultivar HN1 chromosome 1, ASM357369v1, whole genome shotgun sequence, a genomic segment contains:
- the LOC113288300 gene encoding mannan endo-1,4-beta-mannosidase 7-like: MRHWGLGLLLILVLIQQQNQDINNRVEATTTGDFIRIKGTQFMLNGSPYYANGFNAYWLMLIASDPSQRSKVSSVFQQASKHGLSVARTWAFSDAGYRPLQSSPGSYNEDMFKGLDFVVAEAKKYQIKLILSLVNNYENFGGRKQYVEWARNQGQYISSEDDFYTNPVVKGFYKNHVKTVLRRHNSITGVAYMDDPTIMSWELINEPRCLSDLSGKTIQAWITEMASHVKSIDRKHLLEAGLEGFYGDTSPDKKQYNPGGYQVGTDFIANNQIPGIDFATVHSYPDQWLSSSKYQGQLSFLNNWLNTHIHDAQNVLWKPLLLTEFGKSWKSPGYNPYQRDFMFNTVFYKIYSSARSGGATAGGLFWQLLPEGMDSFHDGYEIIFSENPSIARIIDQQSRKLVHIRRMYAKLRNIEKWKRARSVRRNQWFGKNKKSGNTGN; the protein is encoded by the exons ATGAGGCACTGGGGTTTGGGTTTGCTGTTGATCTTAGTATTAATTCAGCAGCAGAATCAAGATATTAACAACAGAGTTGAAGCAACAACAACAGGGGATTTCATAAGAATTAAAGGAACACAATTTATGTTAAATGGAAGTCCATATTATGCAAATGGGTTTAATGCTTATTGGTTAATGTTAATAGCTTCAGACCCATCTCAAAGAAGCAAAGTATCATCTGTTTTTCAACAAGCTTCTAAACATGGTCTATCTGTTGCCAGGACTTGGGCATTTAGTGATGCTGGTTATAGACCTTTACAATCTTCTCCTGGTTCTTACAATGAAGACATGTTCAAG gGATTGGATTTTGTTGTAGCTGAGGCTAAAAAGTATCAAATTAAGCTTATATTGAGTCTGGTTAATAACTATGAAAACTTTGGAGGGAGGAAGCAATATGTAGAATGGGCTAGAAATCAAGGGCAATACATatcatctgaagatgatttctataCAAACCCTGTTGTTAAGGGATTTTATAAGAATCATGTCAAG ACTGTTCTCAGAAGACACAATAGTATTACTGGAGTTGCTTATATGGATGACCCAACAATCATGTCATGGGAGTTGATCAATGAACCAAGATGCTTATCAGATCTATCCGGAAAAACTATACAG GCGTGGATCACAGAAATGGCTTCTCATGTGAAGTCCATTGACAGAAAACACTTGCTGGAAGCTGGTTTAGAAGGATTTTATGGAGATACATCACCCGATAAGAAGCAGTATAATCCTGGTGGTTATCAAGTAGGAACTGATTTCATTGCTAATAATCAAATTCCGGGCATTGATTTTGCCACGGTTCATTCATATCCCGATCAATG GTTATCGAGCTCTAAATATCAAGGCCAACTCTCTTTCTTAAACAACTGGCTCAACACTCATATTCACGACGCCCAAAATGTTCTGTGGAAGCCATTACTTCTGACAGAGTTTGGAAAATCATGGAAAAGCCCTGGTTACAACCCTTACCAGAGGGATTTTATGTTCAATACAGTGTTTTATAAGATCTACTCATCAGCCAGAAGTGGAGGTGCAACAGCTGGTGGCCTGTTTTGGCAACTTCTTCCAGAAGGAATGGACTCTTTTCATGATGGGTATGAAATAATCTTTAGCGAGAATCCATCCATTGCTAGAATCATAGACCAACAATCTCGAAAACTGGTTCACATTCGAAGAATGTATGCCAAGTTGAGAAATATTGAGAAATGGAAGAGGGCGAGATCGGTTAGAAGGAACCAATGGTTTGGCAAAAATAAGAAGTCAGGAAATACAGGAAATTGA
- the LOC113288308 gene encoding uncharacterized protein LOC113288308: protein MPTFTAISIDSLLDRSLAPRKSILKLERRNTTPIPPTVKEIPPPKQSQQSPSPLLYTTPETTPIPDSSSSFPPSPYIINHKRRGPRLRSVSQDQISASFHQNGGDKDDVKDVTVVPEFSFASSAPVCEEEVVVVGSNGCCDGVVEKTENLVMNSGSNGCQRDYEFDHLFDSQEPQESTSSIGISKNVTDVVVEDNGGVEQDESLVLTTPVGEFYDAYEELSSDGGASSSLRDFEAELREIRLNLLMEIEKRKRAEEAFNKMQTHWQQLQRRLAVIGLKLPADPMVTEKDKDSTLDIAADLCQQIHNARIVSNSIGRATAKAEAEMEIKSQIESKNFEIARLSDRLHYYEVVNAEMSQRNQEAIEMERRLRQRRKNRQRWGIWSSVGAAVVVGTVALLWSSDSGSSSSATSVSDSPGSADT from the exons ATGCCTACATTTACAGCAATATCTATAGATAGTTTGTTAGATCGAAGCTTAGCTCCAAGAAAATCGATACTGAAATTGGAGAGGAGAAACACAACCCCTATTCCACCAACAGTCAAGGAAATTCCTCCTCCTAAACAATCACAACAATCTCCATCTCCATTGTTATATACAACACCTGAAACAACTCCGATTccggattcttcatcatcatttccGCCTTCTCCATATATTATTAATCATAAACGACGCGGTCCTCGTCTACGTAGCGTTTCTCAAGACCAAATCTCAGCTTCTTTCCATCAAAATGGCGGTGATAAGGATGATGTCAAAGATGTGACGGTGGTTCCGGAGTTTTCTTTTGCTTCGTCGGCTCCGGTTTgtgaggaggaggtggtggtagtgGGTTCGAATGGTTGTTGTGATGGTGTGGTGGAGAAGACGGAGAATTTGGTGATGAATTCTGGTTCTAATGGATGCCAGAGAGATTATGAGTTTGATCACTTATTTGATTCTCAAGAACCTCAAGAATCCACGAGTTCGATTGGGATTAGTAAAAACGTTACAGATGTGGTGGTGGAGGATAATGGTGGAGTTGAGCAGGACGAATCTTTGGTTCTGACTACACCAGTGGGGGAGTTTTATGATGCGTATGAAG AACTCTCTAGTGACGGTGGCGCATCGTcctctctccgagattttgaggCTGAGCTGCGTGAAATAAGATTAAATTTGCTAATGGAGATAGAAAAACGAAAGCGAGCCGAGGAAGCCTTCAATAAAATGCAAACACATTGGCAGCAGCTCCAGCGTCGTTTGGCTGTTATAGGGTTGAAACTACCTGCAGACCCGATGGTCACAGAAAAAGATAAGGATTCGACTTTAGATATAGCAGCAGACCTGTGCCAACAAATTCATAATGCACGGATTGTTTCAAATTCTATTGGTCGGGCGACTGCAAAGGCTGAGGCTGAGATGGAGATAAAGTCTCAGATTGAGTCAAAGAACTTTGAGATTGCTCGCTTGTCAGACAGGCTGCATTACTACGAAGTTGTGAATGCTGAGATGTCACAAAGGAACCAAGAAGCTATTG AGATGGAACGGCGTCTTAGGCAAAGAAGGAAAAATAGACAAAGATGGGGTATTTGGAGTTCGGTTGGTGCTGCCGTTGTTGTTGGCACTGTGGCTCTACTATGGTCTTCTGATAGtggatcatcatcatcagcaacatCTGTTTCTGATTCTCCAGGCAGTGCTGACACATAA